A window of Pseudodesulfovibrio hydrargyri contains these coding sequences:
- a CDS encoding LacI family DNA-binding transcriptional regulator, with product MSQFTIKDLARTLGVSPSTVSRALRGHPDISPATKQRVAEAAEKYHYHPNQLAQSLQKKRSNVIGVIVPAIRHQFFSSVISGIEELAYDNGYTIMVCQSNETLAREILNVQALVANRVAGLLIAISSETTSHEHLSRAMRQHVPLVQFDRVVEGLDTGKVVVDDYAASYGAVEHLIRSGYRRIGHMAGQDGIALNRKRFEGYRDALAAHGLPLEEKFHLHGGYREEDGRAGAERYLAMDELPEAILAINDPVAVGLFTRFKEAGVRIPADVALVGFSDTPVAALIDPPLTTVHQPAFEMGRTAVSLLLRQFDEGADFVPGTVVLKTELRVRGSSAPRGGLCN from the coding sequence ATGAGCCAGTTCACCATCAAGGACCTGGCCCGGACGCTGGGCGTGTCGCCGTCCACGGTATCCCGCGCCCTGCGCGGTCACCCGGACATCAGCCCGGCCACCAAGCAACGCGTGGCCGAGGCGGCCGAGAAGTATCACTACCACCCCAACCAGCTCGCCCAGTCCCTGCAGAAAAAACGCAGCAACGTCATCGGGGTCATCGTACCCGCCATTCGGCATCAATTTTTCTCCAGCGTCATAAGTGGGATAGAAGAACTCGCCTACGACAACGGCTATACCATCATGGTCTGCCAGTCCAACGAGACCCTGGCCCGCGAGATCCTCAACGTCCAGGCGCTGGTGGCCAACCGCGTGGCCGGGCTGCTCATCGCCATCTCGTCCGAGACCACCTCCCACGAGCACCTCTCGCGGGCCATGCGCCAGCACGTGCCCCTGGTCCAGTTCGACCGGGTGGTGGAGGGACTGGACACCGGCAAGGTGGTGGTGGACGACTACGCGGCCTCCTACGGCGCGGTGGAGCATCTCATCCGGTCCGGCTACCGGCGCATCGGCCACATGGCCGGGCAGGACGGCATCGCCCTGAACCGCAAGCGGTTCGAGGGGTACCGCGACGCGCTTGCGGCCCACGGCCTGCCGCTGGAGGAGAAGTTCCATCTGCACGGCGGGTATCGCGAGGAGGATGGGCGGGCCGGGGCCGAGCGCTATCTGGCCATGGACGAGCTGCCCGAGGCCATCCTGGCCATCAACGACCCGGTGGCCGTGGGCCTGTTCACCCGGTTCAAGGAGGCCGGCGTGCGCATCCCGGCGGACGTGGCCCTGGTGGGCTTTTCCGACACCCCGGTGGCGGCGCTCATCGACCCGCCCCTGACAACGGTGCACCAGCCCGCCTTTGAAATGGGCCGGACCGCCGTGTCCCTGCTGCTGCGCCAGTTTGACGAGGGCGCGGACTTCGTGCCCGGGACCGTGGTGCTCAAGACCGAATTGCGCGTGCGGGGCAGCTCCGCCCCAAGGGGGGGATTATGCAACTGA
- a CDS encoding bifunctional metallophosphatase/5'-nucleotidase, producing the protein MIRLAARLVLAVLILSWPVTARAFDVTLLHVNDSHSYLDPTAETLALQGKPVYARLGGWARLKSAVDAVRAGRGDVVLLHAGDAVQGGLYYMKYGGKPEMEFLDRLGFDAFVPGNHEFDRGAPYLARVLGYTKVPVVCANLDGSAVPALAARVRPYVIAERSGERIGIVGLITPETESISSPGEVRFTDTVHTATLIVRELQARGVNKIVLLTHQGFEADKRLAAEVPGVDVIVGGHSHTLLGNSGIEAMGLRPAAAYPTVVKGADGDDVYVVTAWKWGRVLGRLDLTFDDEGHVTRAEGKPLLILADGFKRKNDAGQKVALQGAERDELLAFIQADPEAAVVPADPVARKFLGPFSEGVEAMRTEVIGEAVLPLPHIRVPGTTDSGESLPRGSLIAPLVCRSMLARLEGTGEPADIALQNAGGVRESVDQGDITMGTAYTLLPFNNTLVLLELTGEQVRQTLETGVDRGGGAFLYAGGLRYTADMRRPEGERVLCIDTLDNAGNWTPLDPARAYRVVTNSYLASGGDGFDILKSAASSYDTGFVDAQAFIDYVRQQRMLKPLPTTGVTYIPAK; encoded by the coding sequence ATGATACGCCTTGCTGCCCGACTTGTCCTGGCCGTCCTCATCCTTTCCTGGCCGGTCACGGCCCGCGCCTTTGACGTCACCCTGCTGCACGTCAACGACTCCCATTCCTACCTGGATCCCACCGCCGAAACGCTCGCCCTGCAGGGCAAGCCCGTCTACGCCCGCCTGGGCGGCTGGGCGCGCCTCAAGAGCGCGGTGGACGCGGTCCGCGCCGGGAGGGGAGACGTGGTCCTGCTTCACGCGGGCGACGCGGTGCAGGGCGGCCTCTACTACATGAAGTACGGGGGCAAACCCGAGATGGAGTTCCTGGACAGGCTCGGCTTCGACGCCTTTGTCCCGGGCAACCACGAGTTCGACCGGGGGGCGCCGTACCTGGCCCGGGTCCTCGGCTATACCAAGGTCCCGGTGGTCTGCGCCAACCTGGACGGATCGGCGGTCCCGGCCCTGGCCGCGCGGGTCCGGCCCTACGTCATCGCCGAGCGAAGTGGCGAGCGGATCGGGATCGTCGGCCTGATCACCCCGGAGACCGAATCCATCTCCAGTCCCGGCGAGGTGCGATTCACCGACACGGTCCACACGGCCACCCTCATCGTGCGCGAGCTTCAGGCGCGCGGCGTGAACAAGATCGTGCTCCTGACACACCAGGGGTTCGAGGCGGACAAGCGGCTGGCCGCCGAGGTCCCGGGCGTGGACGTCATCGTGGGCGGCCACTCCCACACCCTGCTCGGCAACTCCGGCATCGAGGCCATGGGCCTGCGCCCGGCCGCCGCCTACCCGACCGTGGTTAAGGGCGCGGACGGCGACGACGTGTACGTGGTCACGGCCTGGAAATGGGGCCGCGTGCTCGGCCGCCTGGACCTGACCTTCGACGACGAGGGCCATGTCACCAGGGCCGAGGGCAAGCCCCTCCTGATCCTGGCCGACGGCTTCAAGCGCAAGAACGACGCCGGGCAGAAAGTCGCGCTCCAGGGCGCGGAGCGCGACGAACTGCTGGCCTTCATCCAGGCCGATCCCGAGGCCGCCGTGGTGCCCGCCGACCCGGTCGCGCGCAAGTTTCTCGGCCCGTTCAGCGAAGGCGTGGAGGCCATGCGCACCGAGGTCATCGGCGAGGCCGTCCTGCCCCTGCCGCACATCCGCGTGCCCGGCACGACCGACTCCGGCGAATCCCTGCCGCGCGGCAGCCTCATCGCGCCCCTGGTCTGCCGGTCCATGCTCGCCCGGCTCGAGGGTACCGGCGAGCCCGCAGACATCGCCCTGCAGAACGCGGGCGGCGTGCGCGAATCCGTGGACCAGGGCGACATCACCATGGGCACCGCCTACACCCTGCTGCCGTTCAACAACACCCTGGTGCTGCTCGAACTGACCGGCGAACAGGTCCGCCAGACGCTCGAAACCGGCGTGGACCGGGGCGGCGGAGCGTTCCTCTACGCCGGCGGGTTGCGCTACACCGCCGACATGCGCCGCCCCGAAGGCGAACGCGTGCTCTGCATCGATACCCTCGACAACGCGGGCAACTGGACACCGCTCGACCCGGCCCGGGCCTACCGCGTGGTCACCAATTCCTACCTCGCCTCGGGCGGCGACGGCTTCGATATCCTCAAATCCGCGGCGTCCAGCTACGACACCGGCTTCGTCGACGCCCAGGCGTTCATCGACTACGTCCGGCAACAACGCATGCTCAAGCCGCTGCCTACCACGGGCGTGACGTACATCCCCGCCAAATAG
- a CDS encoding Gfo/Idh/MocA family protein has protein sequence MKKIRIGVLSTAKIGRTKVIPGMQRANNCEVAAICSRDAQAASRAAEELGIPKAYGSYEDLLADRDIDAVYIPLPNHLHVEWTLKAMARNKHVLCEKPMGLNDGEVNRLINALAAHPDIKVMEAFMYRFHPQWVETKRLVDQGAIGAPTAIQSFFSYFNNDPGNIRNKADMGGGGLMDIGCYQVSLSRLLFNAQPRRAFGWMDKDPCFCTDRTFSGMLDFGGRLSTFTCSTQLAPYQRVNLLGEQGRIEIIIPFNAPPDAPTEILLQQGDETKAITFDPCDQYTLQADTFAQSILEDTPAPISIMDSFANQHTVDALFQSAETGTWQNC, from the coding sequence ATGAAGAAAATCCGCATCGGCGTACTGTCCACCGCCAAGATCGGCCGCACCAAGGTCATACCCGGCATGCAGCGGGCCAACAACTGCGAGGTCGCGGCCATCTGCTCCCGCGACGCCCAGGCCGCAAGCCGGGCCGCCGAGGAGCTGGGCATTCCCAAGGCCTACGGCTCCTACGAGGACCTGTTGGCCGACCGGGACATCGACGCGGTCTACATCCCCCTGCCCAACCACCTGCACGTGGAATGGACCCTCAAGGCCATGGCCCGGAACAAGCACGTGCTCTGCGAGAAGCCCATGGGGTTGAACGACGGCGAGGTCAACCGGCTGATCAACGCCCTGGCCGCGCATCCCGACATCAAGGTCATGGAGGCGTTCATGTACCGCTTCCACCCGCAATGGGTGGAGACCAAGCGGCTCGTGGACCAGGGCGCCATCGGCGCGCCGACCGCGATCCAGTCCTTCTTCTCCTATTTCAACAACGACCCCGGCAACATCCGCAACAAGGCCGACATGGGCGGTGGCGGACTCATGGACATCGGCTGCTACCAGGTCTCCCTGTCGCGCCTGCTGTTCAACGCCCAACCCCGGCGCGCCTTCGGCTGGATGGACAAGGATCCCTGCTTCTGCACGGACCGGACCTTCTCGGGCATGCTGGACTTCGGCGGCAGGCTGTCCACCTTCACCTGCTCCACCCAGCTGGCCCCCTACCAGCGGGTCAACCTCCTGGGCGAACAAGGCCGCATCGAAATCATCATCCCGTTCAACGCCCCGCCGGACGCCCCCACGGAAATCCTGCTCCAGCAAGGCGACGAGACCAAAGCCATCACCTTCGACCCCTGCGACCAGTACACCCTCCAGGCCGACACCTTCGCCCAATCCATACTCGAAGACACCCCCGCGCCCATCTCCATCATGGACTCCTTCGCCAACCAACACACCGTGGACGCCCTGTTCCAAAGCGCCGAAACCGGTACCTGGCAAAACTGCTGA
- a CDS encoding substrate-binding periplasmic protein produces the protein MARPLRLLLPCLLLLTVPCLADGLSDSVLLTSGEWPPFYSASLPGGGFANRVIRESFALEGIAADFTFLPWRRALETADHGPAAGSAGWMPMAVREKRFLFSDPVFSSTRVFFHLRDVPFDWRRLEDVRDLRVGITLGSAEEFPFKDAMAGGRGKLDVASSYEAGMKMLIAGRVDVYACNKAVGLFILVNRIGAGADRVVYNPRPIFTETNHLILSRRLPDAEALMARFNKGLRRLRGSGRYDRIRLDYPGLD, from the coding sequence ATGGCGCGGCCGCTGCGCCTGCTTCTGCCGTGCCTGCTCCTGCTGACCGTTCCCTGCCTGGCCGACGGCCTGTCGGATTCCGTCCTCCTGACCAGCGGAGAGTGGCCCCCGTTCTATTCCGCCTCCCTGCCCGGCGGCGGATTCGCCAACCGCGTCATCCGGGAGAGCTTCGCCCTGGAGGGGATCGCGGCCGATTTCACCTTTCTCCCCTGGCGGCGCGCCCTGGAGACGGCCGATCACGGGCCCGCCGCGGGGTCCGCCGGGTGGATGCCCATGGCGGTGCGGGAAAAGCGGTTCCTGTTCAGCGACCCGGTCTTCTCCTCGACCAGGGTCTTTTTCCACCTCCGGGACGTCCCTTTTGACTGGCGCAGGCTCGAAGACGTGCGGGACCTGCGGGTGGGCATCACCCTGGGCAGCGCCGAGGAGTTCCCGTTTAAGGATGCCATGGCCGGCGGTCGGGGCAAGCTGGACGTGGCCTCGAGCTATGAGGCGGGCATGAAGATGCTCATCGCCGGGCGGGTGGACGTCTACGCCTGCAACAAGGCCGTGGGCCTCTTCATCCTGGTCAACCGGATCGGCGCGGGCGCGGACCGGGTCGTCTACAACCCCAGGCCGATCTTCACCGAGACCAACCACCTCATCCTCAGCCGACGCCTGCCCGATGCCGAGGCCCTTATGGCCCGCTTCAACAAGGGGTTGCGCAGGCTGCGCGGAAGCGGCCGCTACGACCGGATCAGGCTGGATTATCCCGGCCTGGACTGA
- a CDS encoding phosphate signaling complex PhoU family protein, whose amino-acid sequence MMTFEGLDENFKFIVFEVENQARSTQKFMDAPSRKRYAKITSRDDYIDNLKTIIENKCYSRIHLDHSLDKRQLNKIRAIQVICVNLEKIADYFVNIVKQMQYLDDQSFVQRYDYTEVFEIMLSRLGAILDAFHEEDMSKALYICKAEPMLDDVYKVRFDRVMNEMGMGRDAQSLVTVLFIFRYFERVGDALLNIGEAVIFSLLGERIKIEQFEALQQTLTKSGFSDSFSDIDFSAIWGTRSGCRIGKVEQREAELTSEEKKQGSIYKEGNLEKIRKERESIQRWKQLFPDLVADIYGFHEDADKGSMLVEFLNGCTLDEVILSGDDELVRNALFILENTVLETWTKTMVDLPIKTNYMWQIQSRLEGVLQTHPEFWRSPKSLGGSEVRSTEALLSACANAEDELEAPFSVFIHGDFNINNVVYNHEAQQIHYIDLYRSRDFDYIQDASVFLISNFRVPLFDRDHRDRINAVIKQFYGFIREFAQRHRDATVQARLAFALARSFYTSTRFELNYKFAKEMYNRSMFLLEKIEQYRGGAWEQFSLPEDVLYY is encoded by the coding sequence ATGATGACATTCGAAGGACTGGACGAGAACTTCAAGTTCATCGTCTTCGAGGTGGAGAACCAGGCCCGCTCCACGCAGAAGTTCATGGATGCCCCGTCGCGCAAACGGTACGCCAAGATCACCTCTCGCGACGACTACATCGACAACCTCAAGACGATCATCGAGAACAAGTGCTACTCGCGCATCCACCTGGACCATTCCCTGGACAAGCGCCAGCTGAACAAGATCCGGGCCATCCAGGTCATCTGCGTGAACCTGGAGAAGATCGCCGACTATTTCGTCAACATCGTCAAGCAGATGCAATATCTCGACGACCAGTCCTTCGTGCAGCGCTACGACTACACCGAGGTCTTCGAGATCATGCTCTCCCGGCTGGGGGCCATCCTGGACGCCTTCCACGAGGAGGACATGTCCAAGGCCCTGTACATCTGCAAGGCCGAGCCCATGCTCGACGACGTGTACAAGGTCCGCTTCGACCGGGTCATGAACGAAATGGGCATGGGCCGCGACGCGCAATCCCTGGTCACGGTGCTGTTCATCTTCCGCTATTTCGAGCGGGTGGGCGACGCCCTGCTGAACATCGGCGAGGCGGTCATCTTCTCCCTGCTCGGCGAGCGCATCAAGATCGAGCAGTTCGAGGCTCTGCAGCAGACCCTGACCAAGTCCGGGTTCAGCGACTCCTTTTCCGACATCGACTTCAGCGCCATCTGGGGCACGCGCTCGGGCTGCCGCATCGGCAAGGTGGAGCAGCGCGAGGCCGAGCTGACCTCCGAGGAGAAGAAGCAGGGGTCCATCTACAAGGAGGGCAACCTGGAGAAGATCCGCAAGGAGCGGGAGTCCATCCAGCGCTGGAAGCAGCTCTTCCCGGACCTGGTGGCCGACATCTACGGCTTCCACGAGGACGCGGACAAGGGCTCCATGCTGGTGGAGTTCCTCAACGGCTGCACCCTGGACGAAGTGATCCTGTCCGGCGACGACGAACTGGTCCGCAACGCCCTGTTCATCCTGGAAAACACCGTGCTCGAGACGTGGACGAAAACCATGGTCGACCTGCCCATCAAGACCAATTACATGTGGCAGATACAGTCCCGGCTGGAGGGCGTGCTCCAGACCCACCCCGAGTTCTGGCGCTCTCCCAAGTCCCTGGGCGGGTCCGAGGTCCGTTCCACCGAGGCACTGCTGTCGGCCTGCGCCAATGCCGAGGACGAGCTGGAAGCGCCCTTCTCGGTCTTCATCCACGGGGATTTCAACATCAACAACGTGGTCTACAACCACGAGGCCCAGCAGATACACTACATCGACCTGTACCGTTCGCGGGACTTCGACTACATCCAGGACGCCTCGGTCTTCCTGATCTCCAACTTCCGCGTGCCCCTGTTCGACCGCGACCACCGCGATCGCATCAACGCGGTCATCAAGCAGTTCTACGGGTTCATCCGGGAATTCGCCCAGCGCCACCGTGACGCCACGGTCCAGGCCCGGCTGGCCTTCGCCCTGGCGCGCAGCTTCTACACCTCCACCCGGTTCGAGCTGAACTACAAGTTCGCCAAGGAGATGTACAACCGGTCCATGTTCCTGCTGGAAAAGATCGAGCAATACCGGGGCGGGGCCTGGGAACAGTTCTCCCTGCCCGAGGACGTCCTCTACTACTAG
- a CDS encoding GAK system XXXCH domain-containing protein codes for MSNDMTISKYLEPKELAAFFRELADAVENGGHDEFACVDDFRKIKIGVKSEYGQISLKAKFKAAKPCAPDVVGEDGEIVKPKYKDLKKRMRGSFKMLVKMAHEGTMPPKEAVDAFLADSALMVTYPGYGDEYYESYGKACAELKAAFESGELERMHAAVDALVHEKSRCHAKYD; via the coding sequence ATGAGCAACGACATGACCATCAGCAAATACCTCGAGCCCAAGGAGCTGGCCGCCTTCTTCCGCGAGCTGGCCGACGCCGTGGAGAACGGCGGCCACGACGAATTCGCCTGCGTGGACGACTTCCGCAAGATCAAGATCGGCGTGAAGAGCGAATACGGGCAGATCAGCCTCAAGGCCAAGTTCAAGGCGGCCAAGCCGTGCGCGCCCGATGTCGTGGGCGAGGACGGCGAGATCGTCAAGCCCAAGTACAAGGACCTCAAGAAGCGCATGCGCGGCAGCTTCAAGATGCTGGTCAAGATGGCCCACGAAGGGACCATGCCGCCCAAGGAGGCGGTGGACGCCTTCCTGGCCGACTCGGCCCTGATGGTCACCTACCCCGGATACGGGGACGAGTATTACGAGAGCTACGGCAAGGCGTGCGCGGAGCTGAAAGCGGCCTTCGAATCCGGCGAACTGGAGCGGATGCACGCGGCCGTGGACGCCCTGGTCCATGAAAAGAGCCGCTGCCACGCCAAGTACGACTGA
- a CDS encoding galactokinase: protein MATAAAYAEALRRGALDPVLAELYRPGDVAAQRARYLDLLDCFESRVGPGPAVLVLAPGRTELGGNHTDHNLGVVLAAAVHFDCLAVARGNDDGVVRIRSKGFEGEIVVDLGNLSPRAGEADTSMALVRGVAAGLAESGRKVAGFDACVDGEVPMGAGLSSSAAFEILVGRIFSELFNGGECTPLELAVAGRAAENTYFGKPCGLMDQISCAAQGILSIDFADPALPVVREVDFDFERTGYRLAVVDTGGSHADLTPDYAAIPDEMGRAARALGQAHARGLTVDAVLAHAGRIREAAGDRGVLRLIHFIEETDRAAEQAEVLAAGRMDDFLRLVRRAGDSSWRLLQNCISATDPLDQPIPLALTLTERFLRGRGACRIQGGGFAGTIQAYVPDACFAAYAQYMEEIFGQGAVMPLKVRRPGFERISLDMIDGEGRA from the coding sequence ATGGCCACCGCGGCCGCCTACGCCGAGGCCCTGCGCCGGGGAGCACTGGACCCGGTCCTGGCCGAGCTGTACCGGCCCGGGGACGTGGCGGCCCAGCGCGCCCGCTATCTCGACCTTCTGGACTGTTTCGAGTCCCGTGTCGGGCCCGGCCCGGCGGTCCTGGTCCTGGCTCCCGGTCGGACCGAGCTGGGCGGCAACCACACCGACCACAACCTGGGCGTGGTCCTGGCCGCCGCCGTGCACTTCGACTGCCTGGCCGTGGCCCGAGGCAACGACGACGGGGTGGTGCGCATCCGGTCCAAAGGGTTCGAAGGCGAAATTGTTGTGGATCTGGGCAACCTGAGCCCGAGGGCCGGTGAGGCGGATACCTCCATGGCCCTGGTGCGCGGAGTGGCCGCCGGGCTGGCCGAAAGCGGCCGCAAGGTGGCCGGGTTCGACGCCTGCGTGGACGGCGAGGTGCCCATGGGCGCGGGGCTGAGCTCCTCGGCGGCCTTCGAGATACTGGTCGGGCGGATTTTCAGCGAGCTTTTCAACGGGGGGGAGTGCACGCCCCTGGAACTGGCCGTGGCCGGCCGCGCGGCGGAGAATACCTATTTCGGCAAGCCGTGCGGACTGATGGACCAGATCTCCTGCGCGGCCCAGGGCATCCTGTCCATCGACTTCGCGGACCCGGCCCTGCCCGTGGTGCGGGAGGTGGACTTCGACTTCGAGCGCACCGGATACCGGCTGGCCGTGGTCGACACCGGCGGCAGCCACGCGGACCTGACCCCGGACTACGCGGCCATCCCGGACGAGATGGGCCGGGCCGCCCGCGCCCTGGGCCAGGCCCACGCGCGCGGGCTGACCGTGGACGCGGTCCTGGCCCATGCCGGGCGCATCCGCGAGGCCGCCGGGGACCGGGGCGTGCTCCGGCTCATCCATTTCATCGAGGAGACCGACCGCGCCGCCGAACAGGCCGAGGTCCTGGCCGCAGGGCGCATGGACGACTTTCTCCGGCTGGTCCGCAGGGCGGGTGATTCCTCCTGGCGGCTGCTGCAGAACTGCATCTCGGCCACCGATCCGCTCGACCAGCCCATCCCCCTGGCCCTGACCCTGACCGAACGGTTCCTGCGCGGCCGGGGCGCGTGCCGCATCCAGGGCGGCGGGTTCGCCGGGACCATCCAGGCCTATGTGCCCGATGCGTGCTTTGCGGCCTACGCGCAGTATATGGAGGAGATATTCGGGCAGGGCGCGGTCATGCCGCTCAAGGTCCGCAGGCCCGGCTTCGAGCGTATCTCACTCGACATGATCGACGGGGAGGGGCGGGCATGA
- a CDS encoding amphi-Trp domain-containing protein yields MAEEKFVFDSLQDCESIKEFLESLIEGFEKHSIDLSTNGDEIHLAPQGLLNFTVKAKKKGAENKLSIKVSWKDAPSIQPAEDAFLKVR; encoded by the coding sequence ATGGCAGAAGAAAAGTTCGTATTCGATTCGCTGCAGGACTGTGAGTCCATCAAGGAATTCCTCGAATCCCTGATCGAGGGATTCGAAAAGCACTCCATCGACCTGTCCACCAACGGCGACGAGATCCATCTCGCGCCCCAGGGACTGCTCAACTTCACGGTCAAGGCCAAGAAGAAGGGGGCGGAGAACAAGCTGTCCATCAAGGTGTCCTGGAAGGACGCCCCCTCCATCCAACCGGCCGAAGACGCCTTCCTCAAGGTCCGCTGA
- the ppnP gene encoding pyrimidine/purine nucleoside phosphorylase produces MTAFANVTVNKKANIYFDGKVTSRVITLNDGSVKTLGIMLPGEYEFSTDKPEFMEITAGELCVQLPGFDEWVAVTAGQSFNVPGEAKFRLKVSTVTDYCCSYLD; encoded by the coding sequence ATGACCGCATTCGCCAACGTCACCGTTAACAAAAAAGCCAACATCTATTTCGACGGCAAAGTCACCAGCCGGGTCATCACCTTGAATGACGGCAGCGTGAAGACGCTCGGCATCATGCTGCCCGGCGAATACGAGTTCAGCACCGACAAGCCGGAATTCATGGAGATCACCGCAGGCGAACTGTGCGTGCAGCTGCCCGGCTTCGACGAATGGGTGGCCGTGACCGCCGGGCAGAGCTTCAATGTCCCGGGTGAGGCCAAGTTCCGTCTCAAGGTCAGCACCGTGACCGACTACTGTTGTTCCTACCTGGACTAG
- a CDS encoding UDP-glucose--hexose-1-phosphate uridylyltransferase, which yields MFFEDHPHRRLNQLTGEWVLVSPHRTKRPWQGQQEAPDRAALPAYDEHCYLCPGNGRAGGAVNPLYDDTFVFTNDFAALLPEPPEAGLAPQSDGLLVAEAETGTCRVICYSPRHDLTMARLGRDRAARVVDVWCDEFAHLGWREDIGYVQIFENRGAAMGCSNPHPHGQIWATRGVPMYPAVEDRRQAGHLRDKGKCLLCAYLETELARGERIVFENDSFAVLVPFWALWPFETMILPKGHLANILEMSPDQRRDLADAMVRLNVRYDNLFQTSFPYSMGIHQAPTDGGGYPHWHFHLHYYPPLLRSRSVRKFMVGYEMMAMPQRDLTAESAAARLRELSEVHYMDAPGTGEGA from the coding sequence ATGTTTTTCGAGGACCATCCGCACAGGCGGCTGAACCAGCTCACCGGCGAGTGGGTCCTGGTTTCTCCGCACCGCACCAAACGGCCCTGGCAGGGCCAGCAGGAAGCGCCCGACCGGGCGGCCCTGCCTGCCTATGACGAGCACTGCTACCTCTGCCCCGGCAACGGCCGGGCGGGCGGAGCGGTCAACCCCCTGTACGACGATACCTTTGTCTTCACCAACGATTTCGCTGCGCTGCTGCCCGAGCCGCCCGAGGCCGGACTGGCTCCCCAGAGCGACGGCCTGCTGGTGGCCGAGGCCGAGACCGGCACCTGCCGGGTCATCTGCTATTCCCCGCGCCACGACCTGACCATGGCCAGGTTGGGCAGGGACCGGGCCGCGCGGGTGGTGGACGTGTGGTGCGACGAGTTCGCCCACCTGGGCTGGCGCGAGGACATCGGCTACGTCCAGATATTCGAAAACCGGGGCGCGGCCATGGGCTGCTCCAACCCGCACCCGCACGGCCAGATATGGGCCACCCGGGGGGTGCCCATGTACCCGGCCGTCGAGGACCGCCGCCAGGCCGGGCACCTGCGGGACAAGGGCAAGTGCCTGCTGTGCGCCTACCTGGAGACCGAGCTGGCGCGGGGCGAGCGGATCGTCTTCGAGAACGACTCGTTCGCGGTCCTGGTGCCGTTCTGGGCCCTGTGGCCCTTCGAGACCATGATCCTGCCCAAGGGGCACCTGGCCAACATCCTGGAGATGAGCCCGGACCAGCGCAGGGACCTGGCCGACGCCATGGTCCGGCTGAACGTGCGCTACGACAATCTTTTCCAGACCTCGTTCCCCTATTCCATGGGCATCCACCAGGCCCCGACCGATGGCGGCGGGTATCCGCACTGGCATTTTCACCTGCACTACTACCCGCCGCTGCTGCGTTCCAGGTCGGTCAGGAAGTTCATGGTCGGCTACGAGATGATGGCCATGCCCCAGCGCGACCTGACCGCCGAGTCGGCGGCCGCCCGGCTGCGCGAGCTGTCCGAGGTCCACTACATGGACGCTCCGGGCACCGGAGAGGGCGCGTAA